Proteins encoded within one genomic window of Hahella chejuensis KCTC 2396:
- a CDS encoding FHA domain-containing protein translates to MLKLQFTDGSRESIWLVEPRLKIGKHSSNNLVLNQPDIQDFHAEIRLQEEQLYLLNLSPDYVVGVNGKKVQKAVKINENDTIQLGKARFKVVHPGAEHKPKHEAPQSIAHNEWGLHTNASWAKQSFYPIEDTVIIGRDEQCDITVPVSHLSRQHAQLTVAGNYMLVKDLGSTNGTYLNGERITQGRAKRGDRLRFDVVTFTVTGPEDDGDRTIVRPDAVAPAPSPAPTGDETVANNPPPRPARPAAPPKAARKPAQEKPAPAHEVAVKAESKSGYLLYTVIGFAVVFGALSAFFLLR, encoded by the coding sequence ATGCTGAAACTGCAATTCACCGATGGAAGCCGGGAGAGCATCTGGCTGGTAGAACCGCGCCTGAAAATAGGTAAGCATTCTTCCAACAACCTGGTTCTCAACCAGCCGGACATCCAGGACTTTCATGCCGAGATCCGTTTGCAGGAGGAACAGCTGTATCTGCTGAACCTCAGCCCCGATTATGTCGTGGGCGTGAACGGAAAAAAGGTGCAAAAAGCCGTAAAAATCAACGAAAACGATACCATCCAACTGGGAAAAGCCCGCTTTAAAGTGGTGCATCCCGGAGCCGAGCATAAACCGAAACACGAAGCGCCGCAAAGCATCGCCCATAATGAATGGGGCCTGCATACCAACGCCAGTTGGGCCAAACAGTCGTTTTACCCGATTGAAGATACGGTCATCATCGGTCGCGACGAACAGTGTGACATCACCGTGCCGGTCTCCCATTTGTCGCGTCAGCACGCCCAGTTGACTGTGGCGGGAAATTATATGTTGGTCAAGGACTTAGGGTCCACCAACGGTACTTACCTGAACGGCGAGCGTATTACCCAAGGGCGCGCCAAAAGGGGCGATCGCCTGCGTTTTGACGTCGTCACCTTTACCGTGACCGGACCTGAAGATGACGGCGACCGCACCATCGTACGTCCAGACGCCGTCGCGCCAGCGCCATCACCCGCGCCAACCGGTGATGAAACCGTCGCCAATAATCCGCCGCCGCGTCCAGCGCGTCCTGCGGCGCCGCCCAAAGCCGCCAGAAAACCCGCGCAAGAGAAACCCGCTCCCGCTCATGAAGTCGCAGTTAAGGCGGAATCCAAAAGCGGCTATCTGCTTTACACCGTCATCGGCTTCGCCGTGGTGTTCGGCGCGTTGTCAGCCTTCTTCCTGCTCCGGTAA